The genomic DNA GCCGCCGACGCCGGACGGGCTGACCGGGGTCACTCCGTCGGCGTGGTGACGCTCGCCGCCCTGGTGCCAGAGCTGCGCGGCAATGACCGCGCCGTGGGAGTGCACGGCGTTCGTGACCGCGCGCCACCCGGTCACGGCGTCGTCGCCGACGAGCGTGGGCACCGAATCGGGGTAGGCCGATTCGGCTGCTCCCAGTCGAATGCCCTCCGTGACGATGAGGCCGACTCCCCCGGCCGCCCGACGCGCGTAGTAGTCGGCGACGTCACGTCCGGGGACGCCACCCGGTGACGCCTGTCGCGTCATCGGCGCCATCGCGAAGCGGTTGGGGATCGTCATCGATCGAACGGTCAACGGCGTGAACAGCTCACCGGGGTCGGAGGTCATGTAGGCGTGCAACACCCTTCGACTTGGTGCGATTCCGTCGTGATCGTCACGATCAGGCGGTGGCGCGGCCCTCGGCGAAGAACCCGGCGATCTCCTCGGCGAGGCGGTCGACGTCGTGGCCGGGATTTAGCGGCCGCAGCGCGCCGAAGGGAGCGTTCCAGAACGCGCCCGTGCGGGGCGTCCAGGGGCCGACGTACGCATAGGGCAGCGGGTGCTGCTCGTCTCCCGCCGAGACGCCGTAGTTGACCTCGGCCTCGGTGACGGAGACGTCGAAGTGCTCGGGCCACAACACGGGGTGCTCTTCCGGCAGTGCCTGCTTGAGCGCGAAACCGCCCGCGTAGAGGCACCGATGCAGCAGCTCCGCCGCGCCGGGGTCGATGTCGAGTTCGGCGTCGGCGGGTAGCGGATCGCGCAGGTCGTACACCCCCACCGGCGGGCCGTAGTCGACGCCCGCGGCCGCCGCGATTGCCCCGACCGGACCGGTTAGCGGGGCAGAGTCGTCCTGCCAGGTGAACTCGGTGGCGTGCACCGATAGCGGCAGCGCAGTGGCGGCGAAGCCGTCGGGGCGCACCGCGAGGCGGATGGTGCCGGCGGCTCGGTATTGCGGTCCGGCGACCAGGCTCTCGGCGATGCCGCGCAGCTGCCTGCGCGTCGATGCGTAGACCCCGATGGCGTCCTTGGTCCCTGACACGTTGCCTCCCACGGTGCATCCACGAGCACCCGAAGCCGGGCCCGCGGCCAACCTACTCCCGCGGGTCCGGTCAGGGTTGTCCGCGCTGCACCTGCTCGAGTGTCGGAAGTGTCCAGTGCTTGCCCTGCTCGACGTCGAAGCTCATCGGCCGATAGCGGAGTAGTCCGCTGCCCGGGTACGGGGTGTACTCGCCGAACCAGACGGTCCCGTCGACGGCGTAGAGGTCGATCCTGATGAAGTCCCAGCCGGTGCCCAGCGCACTTGCGATCTCGAGCATCGTCTCCAGTTCCGGTGGGCGGGGTTCGTCGGCGACGGGCATGATGCGCCAGCACACGTCCAGCCGATTCCAGTCGGTGTCGAGGAAGGTGGCCGTTTGGGACGTGAAGCGGCCGCGATTCACCTGGATGAGTTCCACCCGGCCGTCGAAGACGAAGAACTTGTAGTCGGTCGGCGCCGCGCCGTCGGGGGTCGGGATGCGTTCCTCGATGAGCAGGCCTGGCCTCGCTTCCGCGTAACCCCACTCCCCGAGCGCGACGGGGGTGTGCTTCCCCCAGTGCCGCGTCTGGTGGACGAGCGCGTCGAGGCCGGTTTCCGGGTCGGGCCCGAAGAGCACCTGCCCGCTGCTGTGGTTGGGCTTGAGCACCCACGGCGGCAGCGCGAAAAGATCTGGCGCAGAGCGCAAGTCGGTTCCGAACCAGTAGGTCTCGGGGATCCGCAACTTCGGCCCCGGGTAGGCCGCCCGGGCCATCTCCTTCATCCGCATCTTGTCGCACGCAGCGACGATGCGGTCCCGCCGATCGTTGAAGATCCGCCAGTTGGCCTTCTCGTTGAAGGTGCGTGGCCGACGGAAGTTGCCGAACTTGCGAATCATCCCGAGGTAGAGGACGTGGCGCAGGAGACGCGTCGGCACCAGACGAGCCGTCCACGCGTGCACCGCCCGTTCCACCCACCGCATGAATGCCTCGATCGACTGCTGCGGTCGCTGGCCCCGATCGGCTCGGACGGGTGCATCCGTTTTCAGCAACTCGGTCATCGATAACACTCGATCAAGGTCATGCGGGATGTCTTACCAAATTATGACGGCGTTGTGGGGGCTACGTTCGAGAGTTTGCTGGTGGAAGGGTTTCGGTGAAAGCGCCAGACCGCTGGCGGGGCTGATTTGACTATCGTGACTGAGCTTAGGCTAGGGTAACCTCCGGCCGCGCCAGCAACGTCCCCCAAGATCGGGACCCCGACCCGTCCGGCCCCGACTCATGGAGGAACTCAGCGATGCGCGTCGTCTTCTTCGGTTTCCAGACGTGGGGCCGCCGCACCCTGCAGGCCCTGCTCGACTTGGACCAGGACGTTCCGCTGGTGGTCACGCACCCCGCGAGTACGCAGTCCTACAAGGCGATCTGGTCGGACTCAGTCGAGGAACTGGCCCGCGAGCACGACATTCCGGTCCATCTCACCGACCGGATCGACGCCGAGACGATCGATCTCGTCAAGCGATCCGAGCCCGACGTCAACGTCGTCAACAGCTGGTACACCAAGTGGCCTGCCGAGTTGTACGACCTACCGCCGCACGGCACCTTGAACTTTCACGACTCGATGTTGCCTAGGGGCACCGGGTTCTCGCCCGTGCTGTGGGCGCTGATCAGCGGGGAGACCCACACGGGCCTGACCGTTCATCGCATGGACGAGGGCTTGGACACCGGCGACGTGCTCGTTCAGCGGTCGTTGCCGATCGGAAACACCGATACCGGCACCGAGTTGGTCCTGCGGACCATGGACCTGATCCCCGAGGTACTCCGCGACGCGCTCGACGCGCTGGAATCGGGGACGCCGGTCTGGCGGCCGCAGAACAGGGACGAGCAGACGTACTTCCACAAGCGTTCGGAGCGGGACAGCCTGCTCGAACTGTCATGGCCTGCAGAGGATCTCGAGAGGTTCGTGCGCGCGCTGTCGGCTCCGTATCCGCGGGCGTTCACGTTCTACCGCGGCGAGCGCCTGGAAGTGCTCGAGGCGCACACGTCGAAGGCGCGGTTCGGCGGCACGGTCGGGCGGGTGATCGTGCAGGAGGGCGGCGGCGCCGTGGTGTGCGGCCCGAACGCCCACCGGGGCGCCAACCGTGCCTTGGTCATCACGCGGGTACGGGGCGCCGACGGCGTCGAGCGCGCGGGCAGCGACGTGTTCGCCCGTGGCGGCTATTTGCAACTGTCGGCGTAGGAAACCGGGGCTCCGTTCGGCTCTTCTTGTCGGACCCCGTTGGCATAATCGAACACATGTTCGACATGCTGGACTTCGACCCCACCACGGTGGACGAGGCCGGCCTGATCGACCGCATCGCCCAACTGGAGCGACTCAAGGCCACCGCCGCCGCAGCCCAAGCCCGCATGACCGCCGCCCTGGACCTGAAACGCCGCACCGCCGAAGCCGACGCCGGGGTCCCGATGCGCAAGCGCGGCCAGGGCCTCGCCTCCGAAGTCGGGCTGGCCCGCCGGGAGTCGCCGAAACAGGGCAGTCGCCACCTCGGATTCGCCCGCGCCCTGGTCCACGAAATGCCCCACACCCTGGCCGCCCTGGAAACCGGGATCCTCTCCGAGTGGCGGGCGACACTGCTCGTGCGGGAATCGGCCTGCCTCGAAGTCGAGGACCGCCGCACCCTCGACGCCGAGATGTGTGCCGACCCTGCGACGCTGGTGGGTAAGGGTGACAAGCGCATCGAAGCCGACGCCAAGGCCATCGCCTACCGCCTCGACCCCCACGCCGTGGTCGACAAGGCTCGCCGCGCGCACGAGGACCGGTGCGTCAGCATCCGCCCCGCCGCCGACACCATGGCCTGGGTCAGCATCCTGCTTCCCGTCGCCCAAGGCGTGTCGATCTACGCCGCCCTCAAACGCGCCGCCGACACCACCAGCGACGGCCGCAGCCGCGGGCAGGTCATGGCCGACACCGCCGTCGAACGCATCACCGGCCGCACCGCCGACACCCCCGTCCCGGTCACCGTCGACGTGGTGATCACCGACGAAACCCTGCTCGGCGGCGACACCGAACCCGCCCGCGTTCCCGGGTACGGACCGATCCCCGCCACCGTCGCACGACACCTGATCTCCAACGCAGTGGGCGACGAGCGGTCGCGGGCGACGCTGCGCCGGCTCTACCGCCACCCGAAGACCGGAGCGCTGGTGACCATGGAATCCCGCGCCCGGCTCTTCCCCAAGGCGTTGGCGACGTTCATCGCCCTACGCGACGACACCTGCCGCACCCCCTACTGCAACGCACCGATCCGCCACACCGACCACGCCGAACCCAACGCGCGGGGTGGGCCCACCTCCGCAGTCAACGGCAACGGACTGTGCGAAGCGTGCAACTACGCCAAGGAAGCACCCGGCTGGCGCGTCCGCACGTCCCACGAATTCGACTGTCACACAACCGACGTCACCACGCCCACCGGCACCACCTACAGCTCGAAGGCACCACCACTACCCGGCCTCAACACCGAACACGTCACCAGCATCGACGTCGCACGCTTCCGAGTGGTGGTCCGCCGCGCCGCCTAGACGGTGAAGCCGAGCGCCCGCAATTGCTCGCGGCCGTCCTCGGTGATCTTGTCCGGCCCCCACGGCGGGTTCCACACCCAGTTGATCTTGATGTCATTGACCAGGCCGGCACCGACGAGCGCGCTGCGCGACTGATCCTCGATGACGTCGGTCAGCGGGCAAGCGGCCGACGTCAGCGTCATGTCGATGAGCGCCACCTTGCCGGTGTCGCCCTCCTCGACGTCCAGGCCGTACACGAGGCCCAGGTCCACGACGTTGATGCCGAGTTCGGGGTCGACGACGTCACGCATCGCCTCCTCGAGGTCGGCAACGAACTCCTCATTGGGCACTACGGTGTCGCTCATCCGGCGTCTCCTCACTGGCTTGCGCCTCGATCTGGTCTTGTGGCATGGCCTCGGCCAGCGCGGCCTTGAACGCCATCCAGCCCAGCAGCGCGCACTTCACGCGCGCCGGGTACTTGGCTACCCCCGCGAAGGCGATGCCATCGCCGATCACGTCCTCGTCACCGTCGATCGTCCCGCGCGACGACACCATCTCGCTGAACGACGCGACGGTCTTCATCGCATCCCCCACCGTCAGGCCGATCACCTGGTCGGTGAGCACCGAGGTCGAGGCCTGGCTGATCGAGCAGCCCTGGCCGTCGTAGGACACGTCGGTGACAGTCTCACCGTCACCCGACAGCGTCACGCGCAACGTCACCTCGTCGCCGCAGGTCGGGTTGACGTGCGACACCTCCGCCGCGAACGGGTCGCGCAGCCCACGGTTGTGGGGCCGCTTGTAGTGATCGAGGATCACTTCCTGATACATCTGCTCCAGGCGCACGACGGTCAGTCCCCCGCCCCGAAGAAATCGATCGCCCGACGAACGCCCGCGACCAGTCTGTCGACCTCGTCGAGCGTGTTGTAAACGGCGAACGACGCACGCGCCGTCGCCGCGATGCCGAACCGACGGTG from Mycolicibacterium arabiense includes the following:
- a CDS encoding ATP-grasp fold amidoligase family protein; this translates as MTELLKTDAPVRADRGQRPQQSIEAFMRWVERAVHAWTARLVPTRLLRHVLYLGMIRKFGNFRRPRTFNEKANWRIFNDRRDRIVAACDKMRMKEMARAAYPGPKLRIPETYWFGTDLRSAPDLFALPPWVLKPNHSSGQVLFGPDPETGLDALVHQTRHWGKHTPVALGEWGYAEARPGLLIEERIPTPDGAAPTDYKFFVFDGRVELIQVNRGRFTSQTATFLDTDWNRLDVCWRIMPVADEPRPPELETMLEIASALGTGWDFIRIDLYAVDGTVWFGEYTPYPGSGLLRYRPMSFDVEQGKHWTLPTLEQVQRGQP
- a CDS encoding methionyl-tRNA formyltransferase gives rise to the protein MRVVFFGFQTWGRRTLQALLDLDQDVPLVVTHPASTQSYKAIWSDSVEELAREHDIPVHLTDRIDAETIDLVKRSEPDVNVVNSWYTKWPAELYDLPPHGTLNFHDSMLPRGTGFSPVLWALISGETHTGLTVHRMDEGLDTGDVLVQRSLPIGNTDTGTELVLRTMDLIPEVLRDALDALESGTPVWRPQNRDEQTYFHKRSERDSLLELSWPAEDLERFVRALSAPYPRAFTFYRGERLEVLEAHTSKARFGGTVGRVIVQEGGGAVVCGPNAHRGANRALVITRVRGADGVERAGSDVFARGGYLQLSA
- a CDS encoding HNH endonuclease codes for the protein MFDMLDFDPTTVDEAGLIDRIAQLERLKATAAAAQARMTAALDLKRRTAEADAGVPMRKRGQGLASEVGLARRESPKQGSRHLGFARALVHEMPHTLAALETGILSEWRATLLVRESACLEVEDRRTLDAEMCADPATLVGKGDKRIEADAKAIAYRLDPHAVVDKARRAHEDRCVSIRPAADTMAWVSILLPVAQGVSIYAALKRAADTTSDGRSRGQVMADTAVERITGRTADTPVPVTVDVVITDETLLGGDTEPARVPGYGPIPATVARHLISNAVGDERSRATLRRLYRHPKTGALVTMESRARLFPKALATFIALRDDTCRTPYCNAPIRHTDHAEPNARGGPTSAVNGNGLCEACNYAKEAPGWRVRTSHEFDCHTTDVTTPTGTTYSSKAPPLPGLNTEHVTSIDVARFRVVVRRAA
- a CDS encoding metal-sulfur cluster assembly factor, producing MSDTVVPNEEFVADLEEAMRDVVDPELGINVVDLGLVYGLDVEEGDTGKVALIDMTLTSAACPLTDVIEDQSRSALVGAGLVNDIKINWVWNPPWGPDKITEDGREQLRALGFTV
- the sufU gene encoding Fe-S cluster assembly sulfur transfer protein SufU encodes the protein MRLEQMYQEVILDHYKRPHNRGLRDPFAAEVSHVNPTCGDEVTLRVTLSGDGETVTDVSYDGQGCSISQASTSVLTDQVIGLTVGDAMKTVASFSEMVSSRGTIDGDEDVIGDGIAFAGVAKYPARVKCALLGWMAFKAALAEAMPQDQIEAQASEETPDERHRSAQ